Below is a window of Yimella sp. cx-51 DNA.
CACGATCATCGGCATCCCGTTCGCGTGGGCCAACCTCAAGATGATCCCGGCCGCCCTGGTGCCGCTCGGCAAGCAGATCGTCAAGAGCGACAACAACAGCCAGGGGTACTACCAAGTGCCCCGCTGACTCTGCGGCAGCGGGCGCCCTGAACTGCTGACGCCTGGTTCGGTGCGGGGCATCCCCTGCCCGAAGCTCTGCTGGTACGCCCAGTGCTGGTGCTCAGCCATCCGCCGCGCCTGCAGTTCTCGGTCGCGCGGTTTCGGTCCTCGCATGCGCCCGAGATTACGGAACTGTGGGGCGCACTCTGCGGTTGCGCGAAGCGCTTTCTTGCCGATCAGCCCAGTGTCTCAGTCGCGTTGGTGCTCATCTGCTTGCGCGATCGCCTCGCGGATGACCGACCACGACACCGACGAGGAGTAGCCCTTGCGCGCGAGCATGCCAGCCAAGCGCCGTGTCTGCACTGCTGCATCCAGGCCGTGCATGGACCGCATCTTCTTGGCCACCAGGGCGCGGGCTCGTTCTTTCTCCGCTTCCGGGTCGACCTCGTCGAGCGTGGCCCGGGTGATCTCGTCGTCGATGCCCTTCTTGCGCAACTCTTGCGCCAAGGCCCGTTTTGCCAAACCACGACCAGCTTGCTGGGAGCGCACCAGCATCGCGGCGTAGGCCTCATCGTCGATCAACCCGACCTCGGTCATCCGGTCGAGCACTGCGTCGGCGACCTCCGGGTCGCATCCACGCTGGGCGAGCTTGTCGGACAACTGCTTTCGGCTCCGCGGGGCCATGGTGAGTTGGCGCAGGACGATCGCCTTGGCGACGTCGTAAGGATTGGCCTCCGGATCCTGCTCCGGCGCAGGTGGCTGCCGCCGCGAGCGTGGTGGAGCATCACCGTCCGCCGAGCGCCGCGACCGCCGCTTCGAGGGGCGCCGAGGGCTGCTCGGCACCGGGCCCGGGTCGAACGGATCGACGTCTTCGACCTGCTCACGGCGCGTGGATGCGGGCAGGTCCGCCGGATCGACGAAATCCGGCGGACCTGCGACATCCCGATCAAAGGGATTGGTCATGACTGATCTCAGAAGTCGACGGCGACTTCTTTCAGGGCCGTCACGTTGTCGGCTTCTTCGCGGGCCGCAGCCGCCTCGGCGCTCTTGGGACCGATGCCGAGCTTTTCCTTGATCTTGCGCTCGAGTTCGTCGGCGAGGTCGGGGTTGTCCTTGAGGAAGTTGCGTGCGTTCTCCTTGCCCTGGCCCAGCTGGTCACCGTCGTAGGTGTACCAAGCACCGGCCTTGCGCACGAAGCCCTGCTCGACGCCCATGTCGATCAAGCCGCCCTCGCGGGAGATGCCCTGGCCGTAGAGGATGTCGAACTCGGCCTGCTTGAACGGCGGCGACACCTTGTTCTTGACCACCTTGACGCGGGTGCGGTTGCCGACCGGGTCGGTGCCGTCCTTGAGCGTCTCGATGCGGCGGACGTCGAGCCGCACCGATGCGTAGAACTTCAGTGCCTTACCACCGGTGGTGGTTTCGGGCGAGCCGAACATGACACCGATCTTCTCGCGCAGCTGGTTGATGAAGATCGCGGTGGTGCCGGTGTTGTTGAGCGCACCGGTGATCTTGCGCAGCGCCTGGCTCATCAGGCGAGCCTGCAGACCAACGTGGCTGTCACCCATCTCGCCTTCGATCTCGGCGCGCGGCACGAGGGCGGCGACGGAGTCGATGACGATGATGTCGAGCGAGCCGGAGCGGATCAGCATGTCGGCGATCTCCAGCGCCTGCTCACCGGTGTCGGGCTGGCTGACCAGCAGCGAGTCGATGTCGACACCGAGCTTCTTGGCGTACTCGGGGTCGAGCGCGTGCTCGGCGTCGATGAACGCTGCGATGCCGCCGTTCTTCTGCGCATTGGCCACCGCGTGCAGTGCCACCGTGGTCTTACCGGAGGATTCGGGGCCGTAGACCTCCACCACGCGGCCACGCGGGAGCCCGCCGATGCCGAGCGCGACGTCCAGCGCGATCGAGCCGGTGGGGATGACGTCGATCGGCGGACGGACGTCGTCGCCCAGTCGCATGACCGAGCCCTTGCCGTGGGCCTTCTCGATCTGGGCCATGACCGCGTCGAGCGACTTGATCTTGTTGGCGCTGTTGTCGACCGGCGTCTTTGTTGCTGCTGTTGCCATGAGGGTTGACTCCTACCTCGTTGCCTCGTGA
It encodes the following:
- a CDS encoding regulatory protein RecX — translated: MTNPFDRDVAGPPDFVDPADLPASTRREQVEDVDPFDPGPVPSSPRRPSKRRSRRSADGDAPPRSRRQPPAPEQDPEANPYDVAKAIVLRQLTMAPRSRKQLSDKLAQRGCDPEVADAVLDRMTEVGLIDDEAYAAMLVRSQQAGRGLAKRALAQELRKKGIDDEITRATLDEVDPEAEKERARALVAKKMRSMHGLDAAVQTRRLAGMLARKGYSSSVSWSVIREAIAQADEHQRD
- the recA gene encoding recombinase RecA, yielding MATAATKTPVDNSANKIKSLDAVMAQIEKAHGKGSVMRLGDDVRPPIDVIPTGSIALDVALGIGGLPRGRVVEVYGPESSGKTTVALHAVANAQKNGGIAAFIDAEHALDPEYAKKLGVDIDSLLVSQPDTGEQALEIADMLIRSGSLDIIVIDSVAALVPRAEIEGEMGDSHVGLQARLMSQALRKITGALNNTGTTAIFINQLREKIGVMFGSPETTTGGKALKFYASVRLDVRRIETLKDGTDPVGNRTRVKVVKNKVSPPFKQAEFDILYGQGISREGGLIDMGVEQGFVRKAGAWYTYDGDQLGQGKENARNFLKDNPDLADELERKIKEKLGIGPKSAEAAAAREEADNVTALKEVAVDF